The sequence CCGGTGGAAGCTTCGGTGGAGATATCGGTTATTTTGCAGGGCTCGTCCCGCCTGGATGCGGGATGGGAGATTCCTCTTACGGTCAAGTTTTTGAATCCGGAAACCTCCTCCCCAGTTTATGAGTTCTACCCCAAAACCAGCAAGGACGGCAGTGTTGCGGTATGCACTGTGAATGGAGTTGCCCCCGGCACCTATGATATCACGGTTGACAGTGGTAACTCTCTGACAGGTGACAGCGGTACTACTCTTCAAAACATCAACTATGATGTGGTCATCAGTGCATCCGGTATGAACGTGAACATGGGCACCCTTCTGGAAGGAGACGCCAACAACGATGGCACTATTGATGGGATCGACTTCGGCATCTTGCAAGCCAAATTTATGACATCCGACCCTGCGGCTGATTTCGACCGCAACGGCATCGTTGACATCTCGGACTTGGGATTGCTGGCGGTGAATTTCATGAAGACCAGTCCGGTGGAGGTGCCCTAACGCAGTTATCAGTGGTCAGTCATCAGTAGTCAGTAGGGACACAATCCCCTCTGATTCCCCTGCAAGAGAGGGGGAAGGAACATTTCCCTTCCGGGGGTTTGGGGGTGTCCCGTAGGGGGCCACGTTGCAACGTGCCCTTACAGTCCCCCAACGAGTGGGGGTTAGGGGGTTGAGTCAGAATATTTCAGTAGCCTGTTATGATTCTTGCCGGATTATCAGGTGCAGATCTCTCAATTGTTGTTCGGAGACTGCGTCCGGGGCATTGCTCATCAGATCGGTGGCCGTCTTGGTCTTGGGGAAGGCGATCACCTCCCGGATGTTCTCCTCACCGGCAAGCAGCATCACAAAGCGGTCGATTCCCGGTGCGATGCCGCCATGCGGCGGCGCGCCAAAACTGAGAGCTTCCAGCATGTGCCCGAAGAGTTCCTGAATCTTCTCATCGGGATAGCCCAGAACCTGGAATATCTTCTTCTGCAACCGGCTATCGTGAATCCTGATCGAGCCGCTGGAGAGTTCGGACCCGTTACAGACAAAATCGTAGTGCCTGGCCCGGACTTTGCCCGGATCCGTATCGAGGAAATGAATATCCTCCGCATGAGGCGCAGTGAAGGGGTGATGCACAAAGTCCCACTTATTGGTTTCTTTGTTCCACTCCATCAGGGGGAAGTCCAGAATAAAGGCGAAGACCATGGTGTTCGGATCGGCAAGTTTCAGCCTGTTGGCCATTTCCATGCGAAGCTGACCGAGCGACGTATTGACAACCCCTGCCTTGTCTGCCCCAATGAGCAACAGATCGCCCGGTTTGGCATTGAACCGTTTGGCGATTGCCCGCACCTGTTCGATGGTGAAGAACTTGGTCACCTGAGAGCGGACGTTCTCTAGGGTGAGATCATCCAGTGAAGCGGAGGGGTCGCCTTCGAGCGCCATTGTCACCAGCCCTTTGGCTCCCCGGATTCTGACGTACTCCACCAGTTCCCCTTGCTGCTTTCGTGAATAATCGGCGCAGCCTGGGGCAGCGAATCCTTTCACGATCCCGCCTTCGGCAATTGCCGAGCGGAACACTCCGAATTCGGAATTGGCCACAATATCGGAGATATCGGCCAGTTCCAGACCGTAGCGGAGATCGGGTTTGTCGTTGCCGAACCGCGCCATCGAATCGGCGTAAGAAAGGCGCGGGAAAGGCTTGGTGATCTTGACTTCAGGTTTGATCTTCTCCATCAACGAAG is a genomic window of Dehalococcoidia bacterium containing:
- the aspS gene encoding aspartate--tRNA ligase; this encodes MANRYRTHSCSELNTNHIGQEVTVSGWVNRRRDHGGLVFIDLRDRDGLLQVVFDPQKAGKAHQIADQVRSEYVLKVTGEITRRPAGTENSNIPTGQIELVAADAEILNASNPMPLPLSDDAEIDESARLKYRYLDLRRPRMQRNMMLRHRVIKFMRDFLDARGFVEIETPILFKSTPEGARDYLVPSRLYPGKFYALPQSPQQLKQLLMVSGFEKYYQVARCFRDEDQRADRQPEFTQLDIEMSFIDEEDILELIESLFTSLMEKIKPEVKITKPFPRLSYADSMARFGNDKPDLRYGLELADISDIVANSEFGVFRSAIAEGGIVKGFAAPGCADYSRKQQGELVEYVRIRGAKGLVTMALEGDPSASLDDLTLENVRSQVTKFFTIEQVRAIAKRFNAKPGDLLLIGADKAGVVNTSLGQLRMEMANRLKLADPNTMVFAFILDFPLMEWNKETNKWDFVHHPFTAPHAEDIHFLDTDPGKVRARHYDFVCNGSELSSGSIRIHDSRLQKKIFQVLGYPDEKIQELFGHMLEALSFGAPPHGGIAPGIDRFVMLLAGEENIREVIAFPKTKTATDLMSNAPDAVSEQQLRDLHLIIRQES